In the Oscarella lobularis chromosome 9, ooOscLobu1.1, whole genome shotgun sequence genome, ACGCTTTTATGTTTCGGATTGAGAGTCAGGAGCAGGTTTCCGACGAAACGCAGGCGTTCGGCGAgggttttgacgtcataaatgtGAGCGTTAGCGTGAGGGAGTACAATAGTCTCGCTCGTTGGAATCGCGCCGAGAATCGGGCGTCGTACGCGCAGGCGGGACAGTATCGATTCAAGGGAATGCGTCGTAAGACGAAGGCCGATTTTCGCTTGCTTTTGTACGCGGAAGAGATTCAAGCGTGGGTCGAGGAGCAGGAAGAGAAATTGGATAAGGAGCGAAGTATATTTTCGTCTGCCGGCGAATTGACGGAAATGCCGGAtatcgacgatgacgacgatgcgcCTCTTCTATTGGATCAGTCCGGAGCGTTTGAAGAACATTTTAACAGTGAAGATAATTGAATGAATTAGCCCTAGTTAATTATAtatgctttttttcttcccttttgtctttttttattccGTGTCGAGAGAAAGTTAGCGCATTTTGACATCACACGTATTCCGATCCTAATCTAGCTACATCGAAAGTCATCGAATATTTATAGAACCAGTTCTTTTATGATGGAAAACGGATATGGATTACGCTACGGAGCTCTCGACTGTTTCGAGTTGATGCCAAAAGCTCCGTATTGTCCAGATGAAAGCAGGAACTTGTTCGGAAGGACGActtctttcctttcgaaGACTCTTGCCTAGCGCGCTAATAGTCCATCGACTCCCTGCTCTCTGCTTTCTAATTTGCAACCTACGGCCGATCGCGCTCTGCCGAAGCCACTCGACTGCACAAAATTAGCATGAAAGTAAGATTCGACGAGCAAAAGGGCTCGATCGCGAGCTGTTCGTGCAATCGCGTTTAGAGGGCGTATTTCCATTGACTTGACGAATGATTACGGTCGGATTCGTATCGTCTAAGTCATTTGGCATCGTCGTAGTGGCAGGGCTCTTCTTCCTCAACGCCTTCCTGCTATTTTCGGGTGCGAGAATTAGAAACTGAATCGCAAGGACTCCCTTATTGGTTGTGCCTAGGTACTCTGCGATTCGATCGAAGCGAGTCGCTTAGCGACGTAATAGAAACACAGAAAAAACGCATCGAAGAATTAGAATTGCACGGAAACGCGACTCGAACTGAGAACAGGGGCGTTGACATCGACAAAAAAAAGGCCCTGATTGGtggaaagcaaagaaacagaaaaggCAAGCACTTGACACTATATACCATATATTCTACTTACTTACGTACCTTAGCATTTCTCGCTATTGGCATTCCAACGGTCTTCACCCACAACGAATACATCTGGACGACACTGGACTCCCTCCTAGCCCAAATGTCCGACCAAGACCgcgctgacgtcataatcaTCGTTTTcctcgccgatttcgacgcgCATCGCCGATCGGAAACGTCGCGCAGGGCTCGCCACGACTACGCCCTCCACCTCCAATCCGGACTCattcaaatcgtcgaagcgcCGAAATCATTTTACCCGCCcctcgacgatttgaaaacgaattttGGCGACGCGAAAGAACGCGTGCGCTGGCGCGCCAAACAGTGTCTCGACTATTCATTCCTCATCGCTTATTCGCATGGCTTAGCCAACTATTATCTCCAATtggaagatgacgtcatagcgTCAGCTGATTTCATTTCCGCTATACGAGAATTCGTCGCCATGCAAACGAAGCCGTGGATCGCGTTGGATTTCTCCGAATTAGGATTCATAGGGAAACTATATCGCGATCAAGATCTCAAACGATTGGctgaatttttgaaatttttctacGAAGAGCAACCGGTGGATTATCTCTATCGCTACTTCAATGCGATACTGACTCAAAAAAAGCCGATTTCTCGTACGCCGTCGCTGTTTCAGCACATCGGAACGAAGTCGAGTCTCGCGGGAAAAGTTCAAcagcgcgtcgatcgtcacTTCAGCGACGCTTCCCGTATGTACGACAGCGACAATCCCCCCGCTTCCGTGACGACTTCTATCGACGAGTTTGCGCGCTACCTCGCCGCGCTTGCGTACGGTAAAGCGGCGGGGTTCTTTTGGGGTCGGCCACCTGTTGAGGGTGATACGTTCCGCGTGAGTTTTCAATCTAAAGTCGTTTTGAGGCGTGTTGTTGTTGAGACGGGGAATCGTGAGCATCCGGCTGATGTTTTGCGGTATGGGAGGCTGGAGGTGGACGTTGCGGCCGcttgtcgtcgctttcggagTGTTGGCGAGTTTCGAGGTGGTAgagttgacgtcacgtgggaTAAAGCGGATCAAAAGGAGGCGGTGAAGTGCGTGCGGATTTACGTGACGGGAGCGCAGGACACGTGGCTCCTAATTCGCGAAA is a window encoding:
- the LOC136191321 gene encoding alpha-1,3-mannosyl-glycoprotein 4-beta-N-acetylglucosaminyltransferase C-like is translated as MITVGFVSSKSFGIVVVAGLFFLNAFLLFSGTLRFDRSESLSDVIETQKKRIEELELHGNATRTENRGVDIDKKKALIGGKQRNRKAFLAIGIPTVFTHNEYIWTTLDSLLAQMSDQDRADVIIIVFLADFDAHRRSETSRRARHDYALHLQSGLIQIVEAPKSFYPPLDDLKTNFGDAKERVRWRAKQCLDYSFLIAYSHGLANYYLQLEDDVIASADFISAIREFVAMQTKPWIALDFSELGFIGKLYRDQDLKRLAEFLKFFYEEQPVDYLYRYFNAILTQKKPISRTPSLFQHIGTKSSLAGKVQQRVDRHFSDASRMYDSDNPPASVTTSIDEFARYLAALAYGKAAGFFWGRPPVEGDTFRVSFQSKVVLRRVVVETGNREHPADVLRYGRLEVDVAAACRRFRSVGEFRGGRVDVTWDKADQKEAVKCVRIYVTGAQDTWLLIREIAVWIK